One genomic window of Phycisphaerales bacterium includes the following:
- a CDS encoding HYExAFE family protein → MGRRQIHYEQAFKALLNERNVPFVAVDEARRAILPGEQAPLQTTLAGHTKTLKAFDYVLYGTPNLLVELKGRRLPAGSARLENWVTDDDVDSLRRWCSMFGRGYRGCFVFVYECPHEPPTMPSPLFEDVWIHKDHYYALRAIDVEAYAANMKVRSARWRTVCLAKDKFEQFSGSLMGPTNARTVAVR, encoded by the coding sequence ATGGGTCGCCGCCAGATCCACTACGAGCAGGCGTTTAAGGCGCTCCTGAACGAGCGCAACGTCCCCTTCGTCGCCGTCGACGAGGCTCGGCGGGCCATCCTGCCGGGCGAACAGGCTCCGCTCCAAACCACGCTCGCCGGGCACACGAAGACCCTCAAGGCCTTCGACTACGTGCTCTACGGCACGCCCAACCTGCTGGTCGAACTCAAGGGCCGGCGCCTCCCCGCCGGATCCGCACGCCTGGAGAACTGGGTGACCGACGACGACGTCGACAGCCTGCGCCGCTGGTGCTCCATGTTCGGCCGAGGCTACCGGGGCTGCTTCGTCTTCGTCTACGAGTGCCCGCACGAGCCACCGACGATGCCCAGCCCGCTCTTCGAGGACGTGTGGATCCACAAGGACCACTACTACGCCCTGCGCGCCATCGACGTCGAGGCCTACGCCGCCAACATGAAGGTCCGCAGCGCACGGTGGCGGACCGTATGCCTGGCCAAGGACAAGTTTGAACAGTTCAGCGGCTCACTCATGGGGCCGACGAACGCGCGAACGGTTGCCGTCCGCTAG
- a CDS encoding GC-type dockerin domain-anchored protein, with product MQHQAPLVFAATLSMCTLAAGQEFFTIPVGQGLADDVSNTGVVSGSSGFGDQYWTWTADTGAMQIGGVSPGSGVGGQGKISSDGLFISGTTFNAAEGWHEMSRYDVAAGTWTGFGPIPVIGTQIDAEVSSGWGMSGDGRHVVGLGWTVLGTADTHAMQWTEGVGITDLGTAIEGRSARANAVNADGTVVAGWQDGATGFRQAAAWVDGVQELIFDDAGQPVSEAFDVSDDGVWVTGFAVGGPFGAVDTWRYNTATDEFETIPNLAVGGESRMGAAATNEDGSLIGGGTWGFGPATFGRGFIWQEGTGTSTVADFLDANGVDYPAGYTFSFVSAISADGNWLAGWGYPDTLGNTQTWVVRLGPSCRADLDGDGELTLFDFLAFQNLFDAGDPAADFDGDGDLTLFDFLAFQNAFDAGCE from the coding sequence ATGCAGCACCAAGCGCCCCTCGTCTTCGCAGCCACGCTCTCGATGTGCACGCTCGCGGCTGGCCAGGAGTTCTTCACGATCCCAGTCGGCCAGGGGCTGGCGGACGACGTCAGCAACACCGGCGTCGTCAGCGGTTCCAGCGGCTTTGGCGACCAGTACTGGACGTGGACCGCCGACACCGGAGCCATGCAGATCGGCGGCGTCTCCCCCGGCAGCGGCGTCGGTGGGCAAGGCAAGATCTCCAGCGATGGACTGTTCATCAGCGGCACCACGTTCAACGCAGCCGAGGGCTGGCATGAGATGTCGCGCTACGACGTCGCCGCCGGCACCTGGACCGGCTTCGGACCCATCCCGGTCATCGGCACGCAGATCGACGCGGAGGTCTCCAGCGGCTGGGGCATGTCGGGCGACGGCCGCCACGTCGTTGGTCTCGGCTGGACCGTACTGGGAACGGCCGACACCCACGCCATGCAATGGACCGAAGGCGTCGGCATTACCGATCTGGGCACCGCGATCGAAGGCCGCTCGGCGCGCGCCAACGCGGTCAACGCCGACGGCACCGTCGTGGCCGGCTGGCAGGACGGCGCGACCGGCTTCCGCCAGGCCGCCGCCTGGGTCGACGGCGTGCAGGAGCTCATCTTCGACGACGCGGGCCAGCCCGTCTCCGAGGCGTTCGACGTCTCCGACGACGGCGTGTGGGTAACCGGCTTCGCCGTCGGCGGCCCCTTCGGCGCGGTCGACACTTGGCGGTACAACACCGCCACCGACGAGTTCGAGACCATCCCGAACCTTGCCGTCGGTGGCGAGAGCCGCATGGGCGCCGCCGCCACCAACGAAGACGGCAGCCTCATCGGCGGTGGCACCTGGGGCTTTGGTCCGGCGACCTTCGGCCGGGGCTTCATCTGGCAGGAAGGCACGGGCACGTCGACCGTCGCCGACTTCCTCGACGCCAACGGCGTCGACTACCCCGCTGGCTACACGTTCTCGTTCGTCAGCGCCATCTCGGCCGACGGCAACTGGCTCGCCGGCTGGGGCTATCCGGACACGCTGGGCAACACGCAGACCTGGGTGGTCCGCCTCGGCCCATCGTGCCGGGCAGACCTCGACGGCGACGGCGAGCTCACGCTCTTCGACTTCCTCGCATTCCAGAACCTCTTCGACGCCGGCGACCCCGCCGCCGACTTCGACGGCGATGGTGACTTGACCCTCTTCGACTTCCTCGCCTTCCAGAACGCATTCGACGCCGGCTGCGAGTAA
- a CDS encoding GC-type dockerin domain-anchored protein, whose product MKILCTLALLACAAAAARADTIRITIAGQVVSNRISDGPLAAVSPGDQTTVSFRIDSDDFFDAIPGDLRNYTVENDSFEVDFTSVATTVISGTEAYFTLVDGFPVSDGFFLSTSRFSPGGVPLEATPFQLGFELGYEGTTLDSLDILDAFGVYEFGGLTRFNFNVWQIFPDNVVMSIDFESMEIAGDACTADFDGDGELTLFDFLAFQNAFDAGDPAADFDGDGDLTLFDFLAFQNAFDAGCE is encoded by the coding sequence ATGAAGATCCTCTGCACGCTCGCGCTGCTCGCTTGCGCGGCCGCGGCCGCTCGGGCGGACACCATTCGCATCACCATCGCGGGCCAGGTCGTGTCCAACCGCATCTCTGATGGCCCGCTCGCCGCCGTGTCGCCCGGCGACCAGACGACCGTGAGCTTCAGGATCGATTCGGACGACTTCTTCGATGCCATACCGGGCGACCTGAGGAACTACACCGTCGAGAACGACTCGTTCGAAGTCGACTTCACGAGCGTCGCCACCACGGTCATCTCCGGCACCGAGGCGTACTTCACGCTGGTCGACGGCTTTCCGGTCTCGGACGGCTTCTTCCTGTCCACCTCGCGATTCTCCCCCGGCGGCGTGCCGCTGGAGGCCACACCCTTCCAACTCGGGTTCGAGCTGGGCTACGAAGGCACGACCCTCGATTCGCTGGACATCCTCGACGCGTTCGGCGTGTACGAATTCGGCGGCCTGACCCGCTTTAACTTCAACGTCTGGCAGATCTTCCCCGACAACGTCGTCATGTCGATCGACTTCGAGTCCATGGAAATCGCCGGCGATGCCTGCACGGCCGACTTCGACGGCGATGGCGAGCTCACGCTCTTCGACTTCCTGGCCTTTCAGAATGCCTTCGACGCCGGCGACCCCGCCGCCGACTTCGACGGCGATGGTGACTTGACCCTCTTCGACTTCCTTGCCTTCCAGAACGCGTTCGACGCCGGTTGCGAGTAA
- a CDS encoding type III pantothenate kinase, with protein MTQELDQTPAPPAALLVVGNTRVRTASYADGSVHHSASHAATDAEAIAEALAPFLDDHHGAPLLIASVNQPAARAAAAALEGRVEQVAYAGIDLAIPMHTSVAQPQRVGIDRLLCCLAAFRMAEQACIVIDAGTAITVDFVDGEGAHHGGAIAPGVGAMLASLTSAAPALPSLSAAQALSMVQPEKEPWGQDTEPAMALGVRAAAVGLVHGLVDRFALAYGGYPRVIATGGDALPLFENDEIVEHVVPDLQLAGLARAYEALVNADDEDD; from the coding sequence ATGACACAAGAACTCGATCAGACCCCCGCCCCGCCGGCAGCCCTGCTCGTCGTGGGCAACACCCGCGTACGCACCGCTTCCTACGCCGACGGATCGGTGCACCACTCCGCCTCGCACGCCGCGACCGACGCCGAAGCAATCGCCGAGGCGCTTGCACCGTTCCTCGACGACCACCACGGTGCGCCGCTGCTGATCGCCAGCGTCAACCAGCCCGCCGCCCGGGCCGCCGCCGCCGCCCTCGAAGGCCGCGTCGAGCAGGTCGCCTACGCAGGCATCGACCTCGCGATCCCGATGCACACCTCGGTCGCCCAGCCCCAACGCGTCGGGATCGATCGCCTGCTGTGCTGCCTGGCCGCGTTCCGCATGGCCGAACAGGCCTGCATCGTCATCGACGCGGGCACCGCCATCACGGTCGACTTCGTCGACGGCGAGGGCGCTCACCACGGCGGCGCGATCGCACCGGGCGTGGGCGCCATGCTCGCGAGCCTCACGTCGGCGGCCCCCGCCCTGCCCTCGCTTTCTGCCGCCCAGGCGCTCTCGATGGTCCAGCCCGAGAAAGAGCCCTGGGGCCAGGACACCGAGCCCGCCATGGCGCTCGGCGTGCGCGCGGCGGCGGTCGGCCTCGTGCACGGACTCGTCGATCGATTCGCGCTGGCCTACGGCGGCTATCCGCGCGTCATCGCGACCGGGGGCGATGCGCTGCCGCTCTTCGAGAACGACGAGATCGTCGAGCACGTCGTGCCCGACCTACAGCTCGCCGGGCTCGCGCGCGCATACGAGGCGCTCGTCAACGCAGACGATGAGGACGACTGA
- a CDS encoding peptidylprolyl isomerase, with protein MFGYGCSSATPERDLDRPAARSEASPRAALLDGTLATRDDLWPLLAERAGAASLEAIALDRAVAREARRQGVTVDEDDLRAERAIVEQALAGVGLTDRQQRGRVVAEARARRGWGPTWFDALLRRNALARKLTSEDVREPTEADVERLYEVLYGDRREVRVLVMASEREVARLRADVAAALAESRASGEARFMVLAAEYSSDVSSARGGLLDPVGRFDVTYPDAFRDAVFGTPPGSLTPVVALDEGFAVAYVSNERPGVGRSRAAVRGELLDRLGLDAQQRAMATLFERLRASMRIEPLDESLRWSWEQRPRG; from the coding sequence TTGTTTGGATATGGATGCTCGTCCGCGACGCCTGAGCGAGATCTCGACAGGCCCGCGGCGCGATCGGAGGCGTCGCCGCGGGCGGCGCTGCTCGACGGCACGCTCGCGACGCGCGACGACCTCTGGCCGTTGCTTGCCGAGCGTGCCGGGGCGGCAAGCCTCGAGGCGATCGCGCTCGACCGGGCCGTTGCACGGGAGGCACGTCGGCAGGGCGTGACGGTCGATGAGGACGACCTGCGGGCCGAGCGGGCAATCGTCGAGCAGGCACTGGCGGGCGTCGGGCTGACCGATCGTCAGCAGCGGGGGCGCGTCGTCGCCGAAGCGAGGGCGCGGCGGGGGTGGGGGCCAACGTGGTTCGATGCCCTCCTGCGGCGCAATGCGCTCGCGCGGAAGCTCACGAGCGAAGACGTTCGCGAGCCGACCGAGGCCGACGTCGAGCGGTTGTACGAGGTGCTCTATGGCGATCGCCGCGAGGTCCGCGTGCTGGTCATGGCCAGCGAGCGTGAGGTTGCTCGGCTGCGGGCCGACGTTGCCGCGGCTCTGGCGGAGTCCCGGGCTTCGGGCGAGGCACGCTTCATGGTGCTCGCGGCCGAGTACAGCAGCGACGTGTCGTCGGCGCGGGGCGGACTGCTCGACCCGGTCGGCCGCTTCGACGTGACGTACCCCGACGCGTTCCGCGATGCGGTCTTCGGGACGCCGCCGGGCTCGTTGACGCCGGTCGTTGCGCTCGACGAGGGCTTCGCCGTGGCGTACGTCTCGAACGAGCGTCCGGGCGTGGGCCGATCTCGAGCAGCCGTGCGAGGCGAGCTTCTTGATCGGCTCGGATTGGACGCGCAGCAGCGCGCCATGGCAACGCTGTTCGAGCGATTGCGGGCTTCGATGCGTATCGAGCCGCTGGACGAGTCGCTGCGGTGGAGCTGGGAGCAGCGGCCGCGAGGGTGA
- a CDS encoding type II secretion system protein, with product MLPTSRLRRLENRPGFTLIELLVVIAIIALLISVLLPALGEARKSARLAICMGNMKQFGFATGTYAADYEDRQWGFTWNDSADCAQSEYGDLRAAADPMQAAANQAIDILRRRATRDDMPRVTSWIPYVYYSHLVVNDYLAQKLPEKMVVSPADRDRINWQEDPPNFFDQNYWFPRQPSASARNKRWPYSSSYQLVPAAYDRTAVPTDRVRQGSAHFSYGSTRGTKLGDVRLTSVDSPAQKAQMHDAEGRHFGKEAIWTGYDQCRQPVLAFDGSCIVRLSQDYNLGWVPTAPTSAAFTRISYQPRGWEAPTFTGASSDITPGKLRWTRGGVKGVDFGGTEIDTGQL from the coding sequence ATGCTGCCGACCTCAAGGCTGCGCCGGCTCGAGAATCGACCGGGCTTCACCCTCATCGAGCTGCTGGTGGTCATCGCGATCATCGCGCTCTTGATCAGCGTCCTGCTGCCCGCCTTGGGCGAGGCCCGCAAGTCGGCGCGCCTGGCCATCTGCATGGGCAACATGAAGCAGTTCGGCTTCGCCACCGGCACCTACGCCGCCGACTACGAAGACCGCCAGTGGGGCTTCACCTGGAACGACAGCGCCGACTGCGCCCAATCGGAGTACGGCGACCTCCGCGCCGCGGCCGATCCGATGCAGGCAGCCGCCAACCAGGCCATCGACATCCTCCGCCGCCGCGCGACCCGCGACGATATGCCCCGGGTGACGAGCTGGATCCCGTACGTCTACTACAGCCACCTGGTGGTCAACGACTACCTGGCCCAGAAGCTCCCCGAGAAGATGGTCGTCTCGCCCGCCGACCGCGACCGCATCAACTGGCAGGAAGATCCGCCAAACTTCTTCGACCAGAACTACTGGTTCCCGCGTCAGCCCTCGGCGTCGGCGCGGAACAAGCGCTGGCCCTACAGCTCGAGCTACCAGCTCGTGCCCGCCGCGTACGACAGGACGGCGGTCCCGACCGATCGCGTTCGCCAGGGAAGCGCGCACTTCTCGTACGGCAGCACCCGCGGCACCAAGCTGGGCGACGTCCGCCTGACCTCGGTCGACAGCCCCGCCCAGAAGGCGCAGATGCACGACGCCGAGGGACGCCACTTCGGCAAGGAAGCCATCTGGACCGGCTACGACCAGTGTCGCCAGCCCGTGCTCGCGTTTGACGGCTCGTGCATCGTCCGCCTGAGCCAGGACTACAACCTCGGCTGGGTCCCCACCGCTCCGACCAGCGCCGCGTTCACACGCATCAGCTACCAGCCCCGCGGCTGGGAGGCCCCGACGTTTACCGGCGCCTCGTCCGACATCACGCCCGGCAAGCTCCGCTGGACTCGCGGCGGCGTGAAGGGCGTCGACTTCGGCGGCACCGAGATCGACACCGGCCAGCTCTGA
- a CDS encoding type II secretion system protein, which translates to MVQNLLKNARTRSPSSGRHGFTLIELLVVIAIIALLISVLLPALGEARKTARLAIDLGNLKQFGFAMGTYSADYQDRIYAFTWNDERDAAQSEYADLRGPGTPIAKSADQAVDILRRRTGRGTDIPKISPGWIPNVLYTHLVVNDYLAQKLPERMVVSPMDRYRLQWQEDPANLFDQNYWFPFQEAASPRNKRWPYSSSYQVVPASYDASQAGSRIYQNPSSHRSYFIPGGAKIGELKITAVDSPAQKVFMNDSNDRYSKQELFYAFPDAKTTILMFDLSASVRVTDDANLGWDPRTPRSPRAMRFVFDASSSAWEPQARSPSPVDGYYRWTRGGLKGVDYGGTEIDTGQL; encoded by the coding sequence ATGGTCCAGAACCTGCTCAAGAACGCAAGGACTCGTTCGCCGAGTTCGGGTCGCCACGGCTTCACGCTCATCGAGTTGCTGGTGGTCATTGCCATCATCGCGCTGCTCATCAGCGTCCTGTTGCCCGCCCTGGGCGAGGCCCGCAAGACGGCGCGCCTGGCAATCGACCTTGGAAACCTCAAGCAGTTCGGCTTCGCCATGGGCACCTACTCGGCCGACTACCAGGATCGCATCTACGCGTTCACCTGGAACGACGAGCGCGACGCCGCCCAGTCCGAGTACGCCGACCTGCGTGGTCCGGGGACCCCCATCGCCAAGTCTGCCGATCAGGCCGTGGACATCCTGCGCCGCCGGACTGGTCGCGGCACGGACATACCGAAGATCAGCCCCGGGTGGATTCCCAACGTGCTGTACACGCACCTCGTGGTGAACGACTACCTCGCCCAGAAGCTGCCAGAGCGCATGGTCGTGTCACCGATGGATCGCTATCGCCTGCAATGGCAGGAGGATCCGGCAAACCTGTTCGACCAGAACTACTGGTTCCCGTTCCAGGAAGCCGCATCTCCGCGCAACAAGCGTTGGCCCTACAGCTCGAGCTATCAGGTCGTTCCCGCGTCCTATGACGCATCGCAGGCAGGGAGCCGAATCTACCAGAATCCCAGCAGCCATCGTTCGTACTTCATCCCCGGCGGCGCCAAGATCGGCGAGTTGAAGATCACCGCGGTCGATAGTCCCGCTCAGAAGGTCTTCATGAACGACAGCAACGACCGCTACAGCAAGCAGGAGCTCTTCTACGCGTTCCCCGACGCGAAGACGACCATCTTGATGTTCGACCTGTCGGCCAGCGTCCGGGTGACCGACGACGCCAACCTCGGTTGGGATCCGCGTACGCCGCGGTCGCCGCGAGCGATGCGGTTCGTGTTCGATGCGAGCTCCTCGGCATGGGAGCCCCAGGCACGCAGCCCGTCGCCGGTCGACGGCTACTACCGCTGGACCCGCGGCGGCCTCAAGGGCGTCGACTACGGCGGCACCGAGATCGATACCGGCCAGCTGTGA
- a CDS encoding type II secretion system protein, with protein sequence MKKAIASAKARLRHGTHPGTRGFTLIELLVVIAIIALLISVLLPALGEARKTARLAIDLGNLKQFGFAMGTYSADYEDRIFAFTWNDQRDAAQSEYSDLRGAGSPIAKSADQAVDILRRRTGRGTDIPKISPGWIPNVLYTHLVVNDYLAQKLPEKMVVSPMDRYRLQWQEDPENLFDQNYWFPFQEPASARNKRWPYSSSYQVVPASYDASQVGSRISQATHRSYFVPPAVKLGDLRITAVDAPASKVFMHDNVDRYSKTELYHAFPDAKSTILMFDLSASVRVTDDCNDGWQPNSPTSASPTRYQFVGGSAWEPQARADSIVTGYYRWTRGGLKGVDFNGTEIDTGQPD encoded by the coding sequence ATGAAGAAAGCGATCGCCTCTGCCAAGGCCCGCCTTCGCCACGGGACGCATCCGGGGACGCGTGGCTTCACGCTCATCGAGTTGCTGGTGGTCATCGCCATCATCGCGCTGCTCATCAGCGTCCTGCTGCCCGCCCTGGGCGAGGCCCGCAAGACGGCGCGCCTGGCCATCGACCTTGGCAATCTCAAGCAGTTTGGCTTCGCCATGGGCACCTACTCGGCCGACTACGAAGACCGCATCTTCGCGTTCACCTGGAACGACCAGCGCGACGCGGCCCAGTCCGAGTATTCCGACCTCCGCGGGGCCGGTAGCCCGATCGCCAAGTCTGCCGACCAGGCCGTCGACATCCTGCGTCGCCGCACGGGTCGTGGCACCGACATCCCAAAGATCAGCCCCGGGTGGATTCCCAACGTGCTGTACACGCACCTCGTGGTGAACGACTACCTCGCGCAGAAGCTGCCCGAGAAGATGGTGGTTTCGCCCATGGATCGCTACCGCCTCCAGTGGCAGGAAGATCCGGAGAACCTGTTCGACCAGAACTACTGGTTCCCGTTCCAGGAGCCGGCCTCGGCCCGCAACAAGCGCTGGCCATATAGCTCCAGTTACCAGGTCGTGCCCGCGTCCTACGACGCATCGCAGGTCGGTAGCCGCATCTCGCAGGCCACGCACCGCTCGTACTTCGTGCCCCCGGCTGTCAAGCTGGGCGACCTGCGCATCACGGCCGTCGACGCACCCGCGTCGAAAGTCTTCATGCACGACAACGTCGACCGCTACTCGAAGACCGAGCTGTACCACGCGTTCCCTGACGCCAAGTCCACCATCCTGATGTTCGACCTGTCGGCCAGCGTCCGCGTGACCGACGACTGCAACGACGGATGGCAGCCGAACAGTCCGACGTCTGCGTCGCCGACACGCTACCAGTTCGTCGGCGGATCGGCCTGGGAGCCACAGGCCCGCGCCGACTCCATCGTCACCGGCTACTACCGGTGGACGCGTGGCGGCCTCAAGGGCGTCGACTTCAACGGCACCGAGATCGACACCGGTCAGCCCGATTAA
- a CDS encoding type II secretion system protein, with amino-acid sequence MINLAERIRRTRGTSSTRSGFTLIELLVVIAIIALLISVLLPALGEARKTARLAIDLGNLKQFGFALGTYSADYQDRIYAFTWNDEDDIRRGQQSDGGGLSGTGIAASAAQATDIIRFRANRPDFNQPGSWIPNVLYTHLVVNDYLAQKLPEKMVVSPMDRYRLQWQEDPKNLFDQNYWFPFQEPASNPNIRWPYSSSYQVVPASYDASQVGSRITQNPSSHRSYQIPGGAKIGEKKITSVDSPAQKVFMHDSNDRYSKQELFYAFPDAKVTMIMFDLSASVRVTDDANVGWQPNSPTQDRPTRFVFDPSGSAWEPQARGPSPVDGYYRWTRGGLKGVDYGGTEIDTGQLR; translated from the coding sequence ATGATCAATCTCGCTGAACGCATCCGCCGCACGCGCGGCACCTCCAGCACCCGATCGGGCTTCACGCTCATCGAGCTGCTGGTGGTCATCGCCATCATCGCGCTGCTGATCAGCGTGCTGCTGCCTGCCCTGGGTGAGGCCCGCAAGACCGCGCGCCTGGCCATCGACCTGGGCAACCTCAAGCAGTTTGGTTTCGCGCTGGGCACCTACTCGGCCGACTACCAGGACCGCATCTACGCGTTCACCTGGAACGACGAGGATGACATCCGCCGGGGCCAGCAGTCCGATGGTGGCGGGTTGAGCGGCACGGGCATCGCCGCCTCGGCCGCCCAGGCGACCGACATCATCCGCTTCCGGGCCAACCGTCCGGACTTCAACCAGCCGGGGAGCTGGATCCCCAACGTCCTCTACACCCACTTGGTCGTGAACGACTACCTCGCGCAGAAGCTGCCCGAGAAGATGGTGGTCTCGCCCATGGACCGCTACCGCCTGCAGTGGCAGGAGGATCCCAAGAACCTGTTCGACCAGAACTACTGGTTCCCGTTCCAGGAGCCGGCCAGCAACCCCAACATTCGTTGGCCCTACAGCTCGAGCTACCAGGTCGTGCCCGCTTCGTACGACGCATCGCAGGTGGGGAGCCGCATCACGCAGAACCCCAGCAGCCACCGGTCCTACCAGATCCCCGGCGGCGCGAAGATCGGCGAGAAGAAGATCACCTCGGTCGACAGCCCGGCCCAGAAGGTCTTCATGCACGACAGCAACGATCGCTACAGCAAGCAGGAACTCTTCTACGCGTTCCCTGACGCCAAGGTCACCATGATCATGTTCGACCTGTCGGCCAGCGTCCGCGTGACCGACGACGCCAACGTGGGTTGGCAGCCCAACAGCCCGACCCAGGATCGCCCGACGCGCTTCGTCTTCGATCCGTCCGGCTCGGCTTGGGAGCCCCAGGCTCGCGGCCCGTCGCCGGTCGACGGCTACTACCGCTGGACCCGCGGCGGCCTCAAGGGCGTTGACTACGGTGGCACCGAGATCGACACCGGCCAGCTTCGCTAA
- a CDS encoding NAD(P)-dependent oxidoreductase — MRVLIADKFEESGVEALRSAGHDVVVEPGLGPDSLPGALSTHRPEILIVRSTKVPAGVIEGQDSLKGIIRAGAGHDNIDSAAASAKGVAVCNCPGMNAVAVAELAMGHIINCDRRLPAQDAELRTGHWNKKEYAKARGLKGQSLLLVGMGAIGREVATRANAFGMDVVGWSRSLTPERAEHMGVRFGGNSQDDLHALLGSADVVSLHVAATPETKGMCDADFFRAMKDGASFINTARGTLVDEDALLAAVQDKSLRVGTDVYQNQPGTPDEAFKTPMATDGVFCSHHCGASTDQAQQAVADETVRIVAEYEKTGSFINVVNQLQPA, encoded by the coding sequence GTGCGAGTGTTGATTGCCGACAAGTTCGAGGAATCCGGCGTTGAGGCCCTGCGGTCCGCCGGACACGACGTGGTGGTCGAGCCTGGGCTCGGCCCAGACTCGCTTCCCGGGGCACTCTCAACCCACCGCCCCGAGATCCTGATCGTCCGCTCGACGAAGGTGCCAGCCGGCGTCATCGAAGGCCAGGATTCACTCAAGGGCATCATCCGCGCCGGGGCCGGGCACGACAATATTGACTCGGCCGCCGCGAGCGCGAAGGGCGTTGCGGTGTGCAACTGCCCCGGCATGAATGCCGTGGCCGTCGCCGAATTGGCGATGGGCCACATCATCAACTGCGACCGCCGCCTGCCGGCCCAGGACGCCGAGCTTCGCACCGGCCACTGGAACAAAAAGGAATACGCCAAGGCCCGCGGCCTGAAGGGCCAATCGCTGCTGCTGGTGGGCATGGGCGCCATCGGCCGGGAAGTCGCCACCCGGGCCAATGCCTTTGGCATGGACGTCGTCGGCTGGTCGCGGAGCCTCACGCCCGAGCGGGCCGAGCACATGGGCGTTCGCTTCGGCGGCAACAGCCAGGACGATCTGCATGCGCTTCTCGGCAGTGCCGACGTCGTCAGCCTGCACGTCGCCGCGACACCTGAGACCAAGGGCATGTGCGACGCAGATTTCTTCCGGGCCATGAAGGACGGCGCCTCGTTCATCAACACGGCGCGCGGGACCCTCGTCGACGAAGACGCGCTGCTTGCCGCCGTGCAGGACAAGAGCCTGCGCGTCGGGACCGACGTGTACCAGAACCAGCCCGGCACGCCCGACGAGGCGTTCAAGACGCCCATGGCGACCGATGGCGTCTTCTGCTCGCACCACTGCGGCGCCTCGACCGACCAGGCCCAGCAGGCCGTCGCCGACGAGACCGTCCGCATCGTGGCCGAGTACGAGAAGACCGGCTCGTTCATCAACGTGGTGAACCAGCTCCAGCCCGCCTGA
- the serC gene encoding 3-phosphoserine/phosphohydroxythreonine transaminase, translating to MTASATRGTLTDSAQTRSTFNFSAGPAALPEAVIRRVQEDIWDIDGTGIGIMEHSHRGPVVDGVWERTEAACRKLANIPDDYAVLYVQGGASTQFSMVPSNYLPEGGTADYINTGVWSKKAIKEAKLYGKPHVAASSEDSNFDHIPTDVTCSDKPAYLHFTSNNTIFGTEFSAEPTCPDGSFLVCDASSDIFSRPIDVTKYGLIYAGAQKNLGPSGVTLLIIRKDIAERCERELPSMGMYKTHFENDSRFNTPPVFGVYVMGVVFDWILENGGLDGMGVRNAAKASAIYDVLDEGFYKPHAKTGSRSMMNITFNCPSDELNARFLEEAQSHSFDGLKGHRSVGGIRASIYNAFPPAGCQALAQFMRDFAQRNG from the coding sequence ATGACGGCTTCGGCAACCCGCGGCACCCTGACCGATTCGGCCCAGACGCGTAGTACGTTCAACTTCTCGGCGGGTCCCGCTGCCCTGCCCGAGGCCGTGATCCGCCGCGTGCAGGAAGACATTTGGGACATCGACGGCACGGGCATCGGCATCATGGAGCACAGCCACCGCGGACCGGTCGTCGACGGCGTGTGGGAGCGGACCGAGGCCGCCTGCCGCAAGCTCGCCAACATTCCCGATGACTACGCCGTGCTCTACGTCCAGGGCGGCGCGTCGACGCAATTCTCGATGGTGCCGTCCAACTACCTGCCCGAGGGCGGGACAGCCGACTACATCAACACCGGCGTCTGGTCGAAAAAGGCCATCAAGGAAGCCAAGCTGTACGGCAAGCCCCACGTGGCAGCGAGCAGCGAAGACTCCAACTTCGACCACATCCCCACCGACGTCACGTGCTCGGACAAGCCCGCTTACCTGCACTTCACGAGCAACAACACCATCTTCGGCACCGAGTTCAGCGCCGAGCCGACTTGCCCGGACGGCTCGTTCCTGGTGTGCGACGCCTCGAGCGACATCTTCAGCCGGCCGATCGATGTCACCAAGTACGGGCTGATCTACGCCGGCGCCCAGAAGAACCTCGGCCCCTCGGGCGTCACGCTGCTCATCATTCGCAAGGACATCGCCGAACGCTGCGAGCGCGAGCTTCCGAGCATGGGCATGTACAAGACGCACTTCGAGAACGACAGCCGATTCAACACGCCCCCGGTCTTCGGCGTGTACGTGATGGGCGTCGTGTTCGATTGGATCCTCGAGAACGGCGGCCTCGACGGCATGGGCGTACGCAACGCGGCGAAGGCCAGCGCGATCTATGACGTGCTCGACGAGGGCTTCTACAAGCCCCACGCCAAGACCGGCAGCCGCTCGATGATGAACATCACCTTCAACTGCCCCAGCGACGAGCTCAACGCCAGGTTCCTCGAAGAGGCCCAGTCGCACAGCTTCGACGGGCTCAAGGGCCATCGCTCGGTCGGCGGCATCCGTGCGAGCATCTACAACGCGTTCCCGCCCGCGGGCTGCCAGGCATTGGCCCAGTTCATGCGAGACTTCGCCCAGCGCAACGGCTGA